The following are from one region of the Variovorax sp. V213 genome:
- a CDS encoding carbohydrate kinase family protein: protein MAAVICGSLAFDTIMTFEGRFADQILPDQLHILNVSFLVPGLRRDFGGCAGNIAYSLNALGGAALPMATLGSDGADYLERMRGLGISTEFVRQLDDTFTAQAMIMNDVDNNQITAFHPGAMQQAHLTKIVAREDIRVGIIAPDGREAMLQHAEQFAAAGIPFVFDPGQGLPMFDGDALKHFVELASWVVVNDYEGKMLSQRTGWSLAEISKRVRGLVVTLAGEGCEVWTDGEREHVPGVTPTAVVEPTGCGDAWRGALLFGLEKEWPLAQCAALGNRIGALKIAQRGPQNYQIDRQALGL, encoded by the coding sequence ATGGCAGCAGTGATTTGCGGTTCCCTCGCGTTCGACACCATCATGACTTTCGAGGGCCGGTTCGCCGACCAGATTCTTCCGGACCAGTTGCACATCCTCAATGTGTCGTTCCTGGTGCCAGGCCTGCGGCGTGACTTCGGCGGCTGCGCCGGCAACATTGCCTACAGCCTGAACGCGCTGGGCGGCGCGGCGTTGCCGATGGCCACGCTCGGCAGCGATGGGGCCGACTACCTGGAGCGCATGCGCGGGCTGGGCATCAGCACCGAGTTCGTGCGCCAGCTGGACGACACCTTCACGGCGCAGGCGATGATCATGAACGACGTCGACAACAACCAGATCACTGCGTTCCACCCCGGCGCCATGCAGCAGGCGCACCTCACGAAGATCGTTGCCCGCGAAGACATCCGCGTCGGCATCATCGCACCCGACGGCCGCGAAGCGATGCTGCAGCACGCGGAGCAGTTCGCCGCCGCGGGCATCCCGTTCGTGTTCGACCCGGGCCAGGGCCTGCCGATGTTCGACGGCGATGCGCTCAAGCATTTTGTCGAACTGGCCAGCTGGGTCGTCGTCAACGACTACGAAGGAAAGATGCTGTCGCAGCGCACCGGCTGGAGCCTGGCCGAGATTTCGAAGCGCGTGCGCGGCCTGGTCGTCACGCTGGCGGGCGAGGGGTGCGAGGTCTGGACCGACGGCGAACGCGAGCATGTGCCGGGCGTGACGCCCACTGCCGTGGTCGAGCCCACCGGTTGCGGCGATGCCTGGCGCGGCGCACTGCTGTTCGGCCTGGAAAAAGAATGGCCGCTCGCGCAGTGCGCGGCACTGGGCAACCGCATCGGTGCGCTCAAGATCGCGCAGCGCGGGCCGCAAAACTACCAGATCGACAGGCAGGCGCTCGGCCTCTGA
- a CDS encoding zinc-ribbon and DUF3426 domain-containing protein — translation MSLVTRCPACTTTFKVVRDQLRISDGWVRCGRCSHVFDATLDLHEAPDATPPAPAARPEPPERPSEESRNAGEDADFFDDEPEHGEATESSTPVPPGEQIETPPAAPVSEPESPPAPAPASASALVLPAHGIVADELWSDFEANEPEWRPPPSSLPPFPNIDLNLGAPPSLPPPPPPPLPALRLKARELVASAGDENEKHEPALDRDQVQMQKALRRARAKSAKIAGAKARDERTAAKASASMVREASEPDPVLLPLPSLRDDAEDSERLPLFGGEEPSRDAAGFWQRSAVRRWLWILAVLAVLLLAVQVLRHERDGIVARQPNLRPALAALCGLTGCELTALRQIGDIVIEGAAFAREKTGNSDYRLSFTLRNGATVPLAMPAVELSLLDSQERAVLRRVLTATDYGAPAVLPPRSDQAASLPLALSATEAATLPPIAGYRVEAFYP, via the coding sequence ATGAGCCTCGTCACGCGCTGCCCCGCCTGCACCACCACCTTCAAGGTGGTTCGCGACCAGCTCCGCATCTCGGATGGGTGGGTGCGTTGCGGCCGTTGCAGCCATGTGTTCGACGCCACGCTCGATCTGCACGAAGCGCCCGACGCCACGCCGCCGGCGCCTGCTGCCAGACCCGAGCCACCCGAGCGGCCTTCCGAGGAGTCCCGGAACGCGGGCGAAGACGCGGACTTCTTCGACGACGAGCCCGAGCATGGCGAGGCGACGGAATCTTCCACCCCGGTGCCGCCCGGCGAGCAGATCGAGACTCCACCGGCTGCACCGGTGTCCGAGCCCGAATCACCGCCGGCACCAGCGCCTGCATCCGCCTCGGCCTTGGTTCTGCCGGCGCACGGCATCGTCGCGGACGAGCTGTGGTCCGACTTCGAGGCCAACGAACCCGAATGGCGTCCTCCGCCCAGTTCGCTGCCGCCGTTTCCGAACATCGACCTGAATCTTGGGGCTCCTCCCTCGCTTCCGCCACCGCCTCCACCTCCCTTGCCGGCCCTGCGCCTCAAGGCCCGCGAGTTGGTGGCCTCGGCCGGCGACGAGAACGAGAAGCACGAGCCGGCGCTGGACCGCGACCAGGTGCAGATGCAGAAGGCGCTGCGCCGGGCGCGCGCCAAGTCCGCCAAGATCGCGGGCGCCAAGGCGCGGGACGAGCGCACCGCCGCCAAGGCATCGGCCTCGATGGTGCGCGAGGCGAGCGAGCCCGACCCGGTCCTCTTGCCGCTCCCCTCGCTGCGCGACGACGCCGAAGATTCCGAGCGGCTTCCGCTCTTCGGCGGCGAGGAGCCGAGCCGCGATGCCGCGGGTTTCTGGCAGCGCAGCGCGGTGCGGCGTTGGCTCTGGATTCTTGCGGTGCTTGCCGTCCTGCTGTTGGCCGTCCAGGTCTTGCGGCACGAGCGCGATGGCATCGTGGCCCGCCAGCCGAACCTTCGCCCGGCTCTTGCCGCGCTGTGCGGTTTGACCGGCTGCGAGCTCACGGCGTTGCGCCAGATCGGCGACATCGTGATCGAGGGCGCCGCCTTCGCACGCGAGAAGACCGGCAACAGCGACTACCGGCTGAGCTTCACCCTGCGCAACGGCGCCACTGTTCCCCTGGCCATGCCGGCGGTCGAGCTTTCGCTGCTCGACTCGCAGGAGCGCGCCGTGTTGCGCCGCGTGTTGACGGCCACGGACTACGGCGCGCCGGCGGTGCTTCCGCCGCGCTCCGACCAGGCCGCCTCGTTGCCGCTGGCCTTGTCCGCCACGGAGGCGGCAACGCTGCCGCCCATTGCCGGCTACCGCGTCGAAGCGTTCTATCCTTAG
- the prmA gene encoding 50S ribosomal protein L11 methyltransferase: protein MFELRLMAPEDRVEMLGDALDALDALSVSVEDADAQTDAEQALFGEPGMPPPKEGWQRSRVIALFADEALAKEAASVLALQDFFEGCAVLGVAPVPEQDWVRLTQSQFAPVEITPEFWIVPTWHEPPEQAKQVIRLDPGLAFGTGTHPTTRMCLRWIAKQGGFAGQRVLDYGCGSGILAIGAAKFGALDIDAVDIDEAAVSSTRLNAEANGVRLNAGLPEAAKGRYGTVLANILATPLKVLAPLLCSHVAPGGSLVLAGILERQADELKQAYAPYAALEVSDSEDGWILMTARC from the coding sequence ATGTTTGAACTACGCCTCATGGCGCCGGAAGACCGGGTCGAGATGCTCGGCGATGCGCTCGACGCACTCGATGCGCTGAGCGTGTCGGTCGAAGACGCCGACGCGCAGACCGATGCCGAGCAGGCGTTGTTCGGCGAGCCCGGCATGCCGCCGCCCAAGGAAGGCTGGCAGCGTTCGCGCGTGATCGCGCTGTTTGCCGACGAAGCCCTTGCCAAAGAAGCGGCGTCGGTGCTTGCGCTGCAGGATTTCTTCGAGGGCTGCGCGGTGCTCGGCGTGGCGCCGGTGCCCGAGCAAGACTGGGTGCGGCTCACGCAATCGCAGTTTGCGCCGGTCGAGATCACGCCCGAGTTCTGGATCGTTCCCACGTGGCACGAGCCGCCCGAACAGGCGAAGCAGGTGATCCGCCTGGACCCGGGGCTTGCCTTCGGTACCGGCACGCACCCCACCACGCGCATGTGCCTGCGCTGGATCGCGAAGCAGGGCGGGTTCGCCGGCCAGCGCGTGCTCGACTACGGCTGCGGCTCCGGCATCCTCGCGATCGGCGCGGCGAAGTTCGGTGCGCTCGACATCGACGCCGTCGACATCGACGAAGCGGCCGTTTCGTCGACCCGCCTCAACGCCGAAGCCAACGGCGTGCGCCTGAACGCCGGCCTGCCTGAAGCAGCCAAGGGCCGCTACGGCACGGTGCTGGCCAACATCCTGGCCACGCCGCTCAAGGTGCTCGCGCCCCTGCTGTGCAGCCACGTGGCGCCCGGTGGGTCGCTGGTGCTGGCCGGCATCCTCGAGCGCCAGGCCGACGAGTTGAAGCAGGCCTATGCGCCGTATGCCGCGCTCGAAGTCAGCGACAGCGAGGACGGCTGGATCCTCATGACGGCGCGCTGCTGA